One region of Tachysurus vachellii isolate PV-2020 chromosome 11, HZAU_Pvac_v1, whole genome shotgun sequence genomic DNA includes:
- the mob3a gene encoding MOB kinase activator 3A encodes MSLALKQVFNKDRTFRPKRKFEPGTQRFELHKKAQASLNAGLDLKLAVQLPHGEDLSDWVAVHVVDFFNRINLIYGTISESCTEQTCPVMSGGPKYEYRWQDEHKYKKPTALSAPKYMSLLMDWIEVQINNEQIFPTNVGTPFPKSFMQVAKKILSRLFRVFVHVYIHHFDRVSQMGAEAHVNTCYKHFYYFVTELNLIDHKELEPLKEMTSRMCH; translated from the exons ATGTCTCTGGCCCTGAAGCAAGTCTTCAACAAAGACAGAACATTCCGGCCCAAGCGCAAGTTCGAGCCTGGCACGCAGCGCTTCGAGCTGCACAAGAAGGCGCAGGCGTCGCTGAACGCAGGTCTGGACCTGAAGCTGGCGGTGCAGCTGCCGCACGGAGAGGACCTGAGCGACTGGGTGGCCGTTCACGTGGTGGACTTCTTCAACCGCATCAACCTGATCTACGGCACCATCAGTGAGTCGTGCACCGAGCAGACGTGTCCCGTCATGTCCGGAGGGCCCAAGTACGAATACCGCTGGCAGGACGAGCACAAGTACAAGAAGCCCACGGCGCTTTCAGCCCCGAAGTACATGAGCCTTCTGATGGACTGGATCGAGGTGCAGATCAACAACGAGCAGATTTTCCCTACCAATGTTG GTACGCCCTTCCCTAAGAGCTTCATGCAGGTGGCAAAGAAGATCCTGTCGCGTCTGTTCCGCGTCTTTGTGCACGTCTACATCCACCACTTTGACCGAGTCAGTCAGATGGGGGCAGAAGCGCACGTCAACACCTGTTACAAACATTTCTACTACTTTGTTACTGAATTGAACCTCATAGACCACAAGGAGCTGGAACCACTG AAAGAGATGACATCACGGATGTGTCACTGA
- the mknk2b gene encoding MAP kinase-interacting serine/threonine-protein kinase 2b isoform X2: MVQNKIAAVTGFHRSFKGQNPFETDEFSKTGSHLLDPAFSFDCSTRPDMPSSQPIDIPDAKKRNKKKKRCRATDSFSGRFEDVYKLQDELLGEGAYAKVQTCISQITQKEYAVKIIEKRPGHSRSRVFREVEMLYQCQGHRNILELVEFFEEEDKFYLVFEKLRGGSVLNHIHRRRHFSEQEASIVVQDIASALDFLHNKGMAHRDLKPENILCEHEDRCGSAEYMAPEVVEAFNEEATIYDKRCDLWSLGVILYIMLSGYPPFVGRCGSDCGWENGEPCHACQNTLFESIQEGKYEFPEKEWAHISWGAKDLISRLLVRDAKNRLSASQVLQHPWLRGGAPASIPASILLQRNSSAKDLTFFAGQAMAVNRQLAEQDDLDAQRQDEASPQVVTAGACSMRLSPPSNSKLAKRRQRSSAIKGAPVSAAELSQLLAPLVLIGDCA, from the exons ATGGTGCAGAACAAGATTGCAGCCGTAACCGGATTCCATCGCTCTTTCAAG GGCCAAAACCCTTTCGAAACGGACGAATTCTCCAAAACCGGATCCCACCTTCTCGATCCCGCCTTCAGTTTTGATTGCTCCACTCGCCCTG ACATGCCATCCAGCCAGCCGATCGACATTCCCGACGCCAAGAAgcgaaacaagaagaaaaagaggtgCCGGGCAACAGACAGCTTCTCTGGACGGTTTGAGG ATGTCTATAAGCTACAGGATGAATTGTTGGGAGAAGGAGCGTACGCTAAAGTGCAAACCTGCATCAGTCAGATCACGCAGAAGGAATACGCCGTGAAG ATCATAGAGAAAAGACCGGGACACAGTCGCAGTCGTGTATTCAGGGAGGTGGAAATGCTGTATCAGTGCCAGGGCCACAG AAACATCCTGGAGCTTGTGGAGTTTTTTGAGGAAGAGGATAAGTTTTATCTGGTGTTTGAGAAGCTGAGAGGAG gcTCCGTCTTGAACCACATTCACAGAAGGAGACATTTCAGCGAACAGGAAGCGAGCATTGTGGTGCAGGACATCGCAAGCGCTCTGGACTTTCTGCACAACAAAG GAATGGCCCACAGAGACCTTAAGCCAGAAAACATCTTATGTGAACATGAAGACAGG TGCGGTTCTGCCGAATACATGGCGCCCGAGGTGGTGGAGGCGTTTAACGAGGAAGCCACCATCTACGATAAACGCTGCGACCTGTGGAGCCTGGGCGTCATCCTGTACATCATGCTGAGTGGATATCCTCCCTTTGTGGGCCGCTGTGGAAGCGACTGTGGCTGGGAGAATGGGGAGCCTTGTCACGCGTGCCAA AACACACTGTTTGAGAGTATCCAGGAGGGCAAATACGAGTTTCCTGAGAAAGAGTGGGCTCATATCTCCTGGGGTGCCAAAGACCTCATCTCCAGACTGTTGGTCCGGGACGCAAAGAACCGGCTCAGTGCATCTCAGGTTCTGCAGCACCCATGGCTACGAGGG GGTGCTCCTGCTTCTATCCCAGCCTCCATCCTGCTTCAGAG AAACAGCAGCGCCAAGGACCTGACGTTCTTCGCCGGACAGGCGATGGCTGTGAATCGGCAGCTCGCCGAGCAGGATGACCTCGACGCGCAGCGGCAGGACGAGGCGTCTCCTCAGGTAGTGACGGCGGGCGCGTGCTCTATGCGTCTCTCGCCACCATCCAACTCCAAACTAGCCAAACGGAGGCAGAGGAGCAGCGCCATAAAGGGGGCGCCGGTGTCTGCGGCCGAGCTCAGCCAGCTCCTCGCACCGCTTGTCCTTATCGGAGATTGCGCCTGA
- the mknk2b gene encoding MAP kinase-interacting serine/threonine-protein kinase 2b isoform X1 yields MVQNKIAAVTGFHRSFKGQNPFETDEFSKTGSHLLDPAFSFDCSTRPDMPSSQPIDIPDAKKRNKKKKRCRATDSFSGRFEDVYKLQDELLGEGAYAKVQTCISQITQKEYAVKIIEKRPGHSRSRVFREVEMLYQCQGHRNILELVEFFEEEDKFYLVFEKLRGGSVLNHIHRRRHFSEQEASIVVQDIASALDFLHNKGMAHRDLKPENILCEHEDRISPVKICDFDLGSGIKLNSDSSPISTPELLTPCGSAEYMAPEVVEAFNEEATIYDKRCDLWSLGVILYIMLSGYPPFVGRCGSDCGWENGEPCHACQNTLFESIQEGKYEFPEKEWAHISWGAKDLISRLLVRDAKNRLSASQVLQHPWLRGGAPASIPASILLQRNSSAKDLTFFAGQAMAVNRQLAEQDDLDAQRQDEASPQVVTAGACSMRLSPPSNSKLAKRRQRSSAIKGAPVSAAELSQLLAPLVLIGDCA; encoded by the exons ATGGTGCAGAACAAGATTGCAGCCGTAACCGGATTCCATCGCTCTTTCAAG GGCCAAAACCCTTTCGAAACGGACGAATTCTCCAAAACCGGATCCCACCTTCTCGATCCCGCCTTCAGTTTTGATTGCTCCACTCGCCCTG ACATGCCATCCAGCCAGCCGATCGACATTCCCGACGCCAAGAAgcgaaacaagaagaaaaagaggtgCCGGGCAACAGACAGCTTCTCTGGACGGTTTGAGG ATGTCTATAAGCTACAGGATGAATTGTTGGGAGAAGGAGCGTACGCTAAAGTGCAAACCTGCATCAGTCAGATCACGCAGAAGGAATACGCCGTGAAG ATCATAGAGAAAAGACCGGGACACAGTCGCAGTCGTGTATTCAGGGAGGTGGAAATGCTGTATCAGTGCCAGGGCCACAG AAACATCCTGGAGCTTGTGGAGTTTTTTGAGGAAGAGGATAAGTTTTATCTGGTGTTTGAGAAGCTGAGAGGAG gcTCCGTCTTGAACCACATTCACAGAAGGAGACATTTCAGCGAACAGGAAGCGAGCATTGTGGTGCAGGACATCGCAAGCGCTCTGGACTTTCTGCACAACAAAG GAATGGCCCACAGAGACCTTAAGCCAGAAAACATCTTATGTGAACATGAAGACAGG aTTTCACCAGTGAAAATTTGTGATTTCGACCTGGGCAGTGGAATCAAACTGAACAGCGACAGTTCTCCCATCTCCACCCCAGAGCTCCTCACACCG TGCGGTTCTGCCGAATACATGGCGCCCGAGGTGGTGGAGGCGTTTAACGAGGAAGCCACCATCTACGATAAACGCTGCGACCTGTGGAGCCTGGGCGTCATCCTGTACATCATGCTGAGTGGATATCCTCCCTTTGTGGGCCGCTGTGGAAGCGACTGTGGCTGGGAGAATGGGGAGCCTTGTCACGCGTGCCAA AACACACTGTTTGAGAGTATCCAGGAGGGCAAATACGAGTTTCCTGAGAAAGAGTGGGCTCATATCTCCTGGGGTGCCAAAGACCTCATCTCCAGACTGTTGGTCCGGGACGCAAAGAACCGGCTCAGTGCATCTCAGGTTCTGCAGCACCCATGGCTACGAGGG GGTGCTCCTGCTTCTATCCCAGCCTCCATCCTGCTTCAGAG AAACAGCAGCGCCAAGGACCTGACGTTCTTCGCCGGACAGGCGATGGCTGTGAATCGGCAGCTCGCCGAGCAGGATGACCTCGACGCGCAGCGGCAGGACGAGGCGTCTCCTCAGGTAGTGACGGCGGGCGCGTGCTCTATGCGTCTCTCGCCACCATCCAACTCCAAACTAGCCAAACGGAGGCAGAGGAGCAGCGCCATAAAGGGGGCGCCGGTGTCTGCGGCCGAGCTCAGCCAGCTCCTCGCACCGCTTGTCCTTATCGGAGATTGCGCCTGA
- the mknk2b gene encoding MAP kinase-interacting serine/threonine-protein kinase 2b isoform X3 — MPSSQPIDIPDAKKRNKKKKRCRATDSFSGRFEDVYKLQDELLGEGAYAKVQTCISQITQKEYAVKIIEKRPGHSRSRVFREVEMLYQCQGHRNILELVEFFEEEDKFYLVFEKLRGGSVLNHIHRRRHFSEQEASIVVQDIASALDFLHNKGMAHRDLKPENILCEHEDRISPVKICDFDLGSGIKLNSDSSPISTPELLTPCGSAEYMAPEVVEAFNEEATIYDKRCDLWSLGVILYIMLSGYPPFVGRCGSDCGWENGEPCHACQNTLFESIQEGKYEFPEKEWAHISWGAKDLISRLLVRDAKNRLSASQVLQHPWLRGGAPASIPASILLQRNSSAKDLTFFAGQAMAVNRQLAEQDDLDAQRQDEASPQVVTAGACSMRLSPPSNSKLAKRRQRSSAIKGAPVSAAELSQLLAPLVLIGDCA; from the exons ATGCCATCCAGCCAGCCGATCGACATTCCCGACGCCAAGAAgcgaaacaagaagaaaaagaggtgCCGGGCAACAGACAGCTTCTCTGGACGGTTTGAGG ATGTCTATAAGCTACAGGATGAATTGTTGGGAGAAGGAGCGTACGCTAAAGTGCAAACCTGCATCAGTCAGATCACGCAGAAGGAATACGCCGTGAAG ATCATAGAGAAAAGACCGGGACACAGTCGCAGTCGTGTATTCAGGGAGGTGGAAATGCTGTATCAGTGCCAGGGCCACAG AAACATCCTGGAGCTTGTGGAGTTTTTTGAGGAAGAGGATAAGTTTTATCTGGTGTTTGAGAAGCTGAGAGGAG gcTCCGTCTTGAACCACATTCACAGAAGGAGACATTTCAGCGAACAGGAAGCGAGCATTGTGGTGCAGGACATCGCAAGCGCTCTGGACTTTCTGCACAACAAAG GAATGGCCCACAGAGACCTTAAGCCAGAAAACATCTTATGTGAACATGAAGACAGG aTTTCACCAGTGAAAATTTGTGATTTCGACCTGGGCAGTGGAATCAAACTGAACAGCGACAGTTCTCCCATCTCCACCCCAGAGCTCCTCACACCG TGCGGTTCTGCCGAATACATGGCGCCCGAGGTGGTGGAGGCGTTTAACGAGGAAGCCACCATCTACGATAAACGCTGCGACCTGTGGAGCCTGGGCGTCATCCTGTACATCATGCTGAGTGGATATCCTCCCTTTGTGGGCCGCTGTGGAAGCGACTGTGGCTGGGAGAATGGGGAGCCTTGTCACGCGTGCCAA AACACACTGTTTGAGAGTATCCAGGAGGGCAAATACGAGTTTCCTGAGAAAGAGTGGGCTCATATCTCCTGGGGTGCCAAAGACCTCATCTCCAGACTGTTGGTCCGGGACGCAAAGAACCGGCTCAGTGCATCTCAGGTTCTGCAGCACCCATGGCTACGAGGG GGTGCTCCTGCTTCTATCCCAGCCTCCATCCTGCTTCAGAG AAACAGCAGCGCCAAGGACCTGACGTTCTTCGCCGGACAGGCGATGGCTGTGAATCGGCAGCTCGCCGAGCAGGATGACCTCGACGCGCAGCGGCAGGACGAGGCGTCTCCTCAGGTAGTGACGGCGGGCGCGTGCTCTATGCGTCTCTCGCCACCATCCAACTCCAAACTAGCCAAACGGAGGCAGAGGAGCAGCGCCATAAAGGGGGCGCCGGTGTCTGCGGCCGAGCTCAGCCAGCTCCTCGCACCGCTTGTCCTTATCGGAGATTGCGCCTGA